Below is a genomic region from Sphingopyxis terrae subsp. terrae NBRC 15098.
CGCCCGATCCTCTCCCGATGCTCTTGCGGCCGGCGCGTGGTCAGGAACGCGCCGAAAATCGCGCAATATGCGGCAGCGCACAATTGAAAACTGCACAAATGTTACATTCGCCGCCACGCTGTGTCTTTCCCGCCACAAGCGCGGCCACCGCCCACAGGCTTTGCCAAGGCGGGCGCGGGCGGCTAAAGGAGGCCATCCTCCCTCTCCTCACCGGACCCGATTCATGAGCGATCACAATCCCGGCCTGCGCCCTTGGCGCGACATTGCGCGGCGCGACTGCCGTCAGATCATGGTCGGCAACGTCCCTGTCGGCGGCGGCGCCCCGATCACGGTGCAGACGATGACCAACTCGCCGACGAGCGATCCCGTCGCGACCATCGACCAGATCCGCCGCTGCGAGGATGCAGGCGCCGACCTGATCCGCGTCTCCTGCCCCGATACCGACAGCACCGCCGCGCTCGGCAAGATCGTCCGCGCCGCGCGCGTGCCCGTAATCGCCGACATTCATTTCCACTATAAGCGTGCGCTTGAGGCCGCCGACGCGGGTGCCGCCTGCCTACGCATCAACCCCGGCAATATCGGTTCGTCGGAGCGCGTCGGGGAGGTCGTCCGCGCCGCCAAGGCGAACGGCTGCGCCATCCGCATCGGCGTCAACGCAGGCAGTCTCGAAAAGGATCTGCTCGAAAAATATGGCGAACCCTGCCCCGAGGCGCTGGTCGAAAGCGCGCTCGACCATATCAAGCTGCTTCAGGACCATGACTTCCACGAATATAAGGTCGCGGTAAAGGCGAGCGACGTCTTCCTCGCCGTAGCCTCCTATATGCAGCTCGCCGAAGCGGTCGACTGTCCGCTCCACCTTGGCATCACCGAAGCCGGCGGGCTGATCGGCGGCACCGTCAAATCGGCGCTTGGCATCGGCAACCTCCTCTGGGCGGGGATCGGCGACACGATCCGCGTCAGCCTGTCGGCCGAACCCGAAGAGGAAGTGCGCGTCGGCTATGAAATCCTGAAATCGCTCGGCCTACGAACCCGCGGCGTCCGCGTCGTCTCCTGCCCCAGCTGCGCGCGCCAGGGCTTCGACGTCATCCGCACGGTGCAGGCGCTCGAAGACGCGCTCCAGCACATCAAGACCCCGATGTCGCTCTCAGTATTGGGCTGCGTCGTCAACGGCCCCGGCGAGGCGCGCGAAACCGACATCGGCATCACCGGCGGCGGCAACGGCAAGCATATGGTCTATCTCTCGGGCGTCACCGACCACCATGTCGAAGACGCCGACATGATCGCGCACATCGTCAAGCTGGTCGAAGCCAAAGCCGCCGCGATCGACGCCGGCAGCGCGGTGAGCATGGACGTGACTCACGGCAAGGCGGCGTAACCTGGGCGACAAGCACGCAGTGGTTTCAGAATGAGAGAGGACCGGCGGCCTTTTCTTCTTTCGTCATCGACCAGGGACCGCTTTGGGGTGGGAGCGGACGTTAGTTTATGAGATACAGCACGATTGAAACGGGTACGCTAATCAGGACCGAAATGCTTAAAATTGCGACGATCCAAGCTGCCGCGCGGCCATGGCAGTCGTCCACATGCTCAATGGCCGTTTGCGCAAGATCTACGATCAAGATTTCCATATCGACATTACCGGGGCCAAACATGTCTGCAATCGGTCGTCAGGCGCCGCTCCGAAGCCAAGGCCTCGTTGCAGTAATCTCCGCCATCGCGGCGCCTTCTGTGCCGAACATCCCGGATTGATATCCGGACGACCAGTAGGTCCCGGCGATCTGATCGAACGCTTCAAAACCTCTTCATACTCGAAAAAGCCATCCGTCCGTTTGTAGACGCGCACCTTCCTCTCACCGTTCGGACTGATCATTTCGTGAATTAGGTCCATGCGGACCCTCTTCGCATTGGGGTGTAAGTTCCGCAATCGGTCGTTGGCAGTCATTCGATCCACACCGGCGGTGAACGATTGCCTCATCCGTCCGCTCGTGCGACTTGCTCGCGATGAACAGTTCGCCAGCCATCAGCGCCGCCAAACACTTCTTAAGTGTCGTATGGGATGGCGATCGGCCAGGCGACAAAACGCTCCTCGCTGCGCTGGACGGCTTAGTCGCAGCTTATCACGTGACCCCAGTTGGAGATGTGTCAGATGCTGACGTGGACGCGCCGAGGCAAAACGGCGCATCTCTCTACGCCGATGTAGCGGCACGTTTTCCAACTTATGGCGCTTATCCGGTAGTGGACCCGACTGGATCTTTAGACGACGCGCTGATGGTCGCTGACGCAATCGATGACTTGGCTGACCTTACGTTAGATATGCGCGAGGTCTTATGGCTTGCTGACCATGTCAGTCTCAATGACGCGCATTTCGCCTTCCGGCTTCAATTCTTCCATTGGGGACAGCATGCTCGCGAACTGTCGCTGTATCTGTGCGGCCGGTTGTTTGGCTGAACGCCCACAATCGGTCGTTAGCTGCCAACCTCCCGTCTACCCCGACACCCTCACCGCTCGCGATACGCCGGGGGCCGCTTGCCGAGGAAGGCGGCGAACGCTTCCTTATGGTCTTCGGTTGCGGAGAGGATGACCTGCTGACGATCCTCGATTGCCATGGCGGCGTCGAGGCTCTGGGCGTCGATGTTGAGGTTGAGTGCCTGCTTCGACAGGCGCAGTCCCCAGGGGCTGGTCGCGAGCATTTCTTCGGCGAGCGCCAGGCCGCGGTCCAGCAATTCGTCCTCGGCGACGATCTCGCTCACCAGTCCCGCCGACAGCGCGCGCTCGGCTTCGATGAAGCGGCCGGTCAGGATCATCTCCGACGCCAGGCTGGCGCCGATGAGACGCGGCAGGAAATAGCTCGATGCCATGTCGCAGCCGCCGAGCCCGATGCGGATGTAGGCGGCGTTGCACCGGAAGCCGGGCGCCGCATAGCGCACGTCGGCGGCAAGCATCAGCGACAGCCCGCCTCCCGCCGCGGCGCCGTGCCCCAGCGCGATGATCGGCTGCGGACAGGCGCGCATCTTGCGATAGATATTGCCGATGCTCGTCTGGGTGCGCAGTGTGCGCAGCACCGGCGTCTCGTCGCTCGACCGGTCCTCCTGAATATCGAGCCCGGCGCAAAATCCGCGCCCCGCCCCGCGCAGGATGACGACGCGTACGTCGGGCCGCGCCGCCAGCCCGCCGAAATAATCGTTCAGCTCCTCGACGAGCCCCTCGCTCAGCGCGTTGAGCCGCGCGGGCCGGTTGAGCGTTGCGATCTCGATCTGGCCGCGCGCCTCGATCAGCAGTTCGCCGCTCACAGCGTCTGGCCGTCGTCGATGGTGATCACCGAACCGGTGATGCCGCGCGCCGCGTCGGAGCACAGCATCAGCAGCGGCGTGTGCAGGTCGCTCGGCGGACGCAGCCGCTGG
It encodes:
- the ispG gene encoding flavodoxin-dependent (E)-4-hydroxy-3-methylbut-2-enyl-diphosphate synthase, yielding MSDHNPGLRPWRDIARRDCRQIMVGNVPVGGGAPITVQTMTNSPTSDPVATIDQIRRCEDAGADLIRVSCPDTDSTAALGKIVRAARVPVIADIHFHYKRALEAADAGAACLRINPGNIGSSERVGEVVRAAKANGCAIRIGVNAGSLEKDLLEKYGEPCPEALVESALDHIKLLQDHDFHEYKVAVKASDVFLAVASYMQLAEAVDCPLHLGITEAGGLIGGTVKSALGIGNLLWAGIGDTIRVSLSAEPEEEVRVGYEILKSLGLRTRGVRVVSCPSCARQGFDVIRTVQALEDALQHIKTPMSLSVLGCVVNGPGEARETDIGITGGGNGKHMVYLSGVTDHHVEDADMIAHIVKLVEAKAAAIDAGSAVSMDVTHGKAA
- a CDS encoding enoyl-CoA hydratase/isomerase family protein; the protein is MSGELLIEARGQIEIATLNRPARLNALSEGLVEELNDYFGGLAARPDVRVVILRGAGRGFCAGLDIQEDRSSDETPVLRTLRTQTSIGNIYRKMRACPQPIIALGHGAAAGGGLSLMLAADVRYAAPGFRCNAAYIRIGLGGCDMASSYFLPRLIGASLASEMILTGRFIEAERALSAGLVSEIVAEDELLDRGLALAEEMLATSPWGLRLSKQALNLNIDAQSLDAAMAIEDRQQVILSATEDHKEAFAAFLGKRPPAYRER